The Myxococcales bacterium genome has a segment encoding these proteins:
- the ribH gene encoding 6,7-dimethyl-8-ribityllumazine synthase — MPHHNVKTHAGQISAAGKRFALIASRFNDFMVDKLVEGAIDGLLRTGAREADIELYRCPGAFEIAGLARRAADSGRFDAIVCLGVVIRGATPHFDLVVGQATAAVAAIAAEGKVAVGNGIVACETMEQAIERAGSKAGNRGYDAALVAAEMAQLYATAFSQ, encoded by the coding sequence ATGCCCCACCATAACGTCAAGACACACGCTGGCCAGATCTCCGCGGCGGGCAAGCGCTTCGCCCTCATCGCCTCCCGCTTCAACGACTTCATGGTCGACAAGCTCGTCGAGGGGGCCATCGATGGCCTTCTGCGCACGGGCGCCCGCGAGGCCGACATCGAACTTTACCGGTGCCCAGGCGCGTTCGAAATCGCAGGCCTGGCCCGCCGGGCCGCCGACAGCGGTCGCTTTGATGCCATCGTCTGCCTGGGCGTGGTGATTCGCGGTGCCACGCCCCACTTCGACTTGGTGGTAGGCCAAGCCACGGCGGCGGTGGCAGCCATCGCCGCCGAGGGCAAGGTGGCCGTGGGCAACGGCATCGTGGCCTGCGAGACGATGGAACAAGCCATCGAACGGGCTGGCAGCAAAGCAGGCAACCGCGGTTACGACGCCGCGCTGGTCGCGGCCGAGATGGCACAGCTTTACGCAACGGCATTCTCCCAGTAG
- the ribB gene encoding 3,4-dihydroxy-2-butanone-4-phosphate synthase — translation MVIVVDDEDRENEGDLTMAADLVTSEAINFMATHGRGLICLAMTEDRVDQLGLPMMTQNNRSQRSTAFTVSIDAKDGVTTGISAPERAHTIRVAVDPKTKGEDLVAPGHVFPLRARRGGVLVRSGHTEAAIDLARLAGRGESGVICEIMREDGEMARVPDLEAFAEKHHLGIVRIADLIQYRLAQELLVRPVGEAVLPPGEGRRSGAWRAVRYRTDVDDTEYLALVLGAPAADQPTLVRVQVASVLRDVFGTVPNATEHAPSTWLRMIEEEGAGVFLYVIGGSPAALLRDVPLTLPPSPLPRDEAMPEAPLRDFGLGAQVLAHLGITKIRLLTNNPRRIAGLDGFGMQVLACVPSRGPASVVSLRDHGA, via the coding sequence ATGGTCATCGTGGTGGACGACGAAGATCGAGAGAACGAAGGCGACCTCACCATGGCCGCGGACCTCGTCACCTCCGAGGCCATCAATTTCATGGCCACACACGGGCGGGGGCTCATCTGCCTGGCCATGACCGAGGACAGGGTGGACCAGCTGGGGCTGCCCATGATGACCCAAAACAACCGCTCACAGCGAAGCACGGCGTTCACGGTCAGCATCGACGCCAAAGACGGTGTGACCACCGGCATTTCGGCTCCAGAACGTGCTCACACCATTCGGGTGGCCGTGGATCCCAAGACCAAAGGCGAGGACCTCGTGGCCCCGGGCCACGTGTTTCCGCTGCGCGCCCGCCGGGGCGGCGTGTTGGTGCGGTCGGGACATACGGAGGCGGCGATCGATCTGGCGCGGCTCGCGGGGCGCGGCGAGTCGGGCGTGATTTGCGAGATCATGCGCGAGGACGGAGAGATGGCCCGTGTGCCAGACCTCGAAGCCTTCGCCGAAAAACACCACCTGGGGATCGTGCGCATCGCCGATCTCATCCAGTACCGGCTGGCCCAGGAGCTGCTGGTGAGGCCCGTGGGTGAAGCGGTTTTGCCTCCGGGCGAGGGCCGTCGCAGCGGCGCCTGGCGCGCTGTGCGCTACCGCACCGACGTGGACGACACCGAATACCTGGCCCTCGTTCTGGGAGCCCCCGCTGCCGATCAGCCCACGCTCGTGCGGGTGCAGGTGGCGTCGGTGCTGCGCGATGTTTTCGGCACGGTTCCCAACGCCACGGAGCACGCCCCCAGCACCTGGCTTCGCATGATCGAAGAAGAAGGGGCAGGCGTTTTTCTGTACGTGATTGGCGGTTCGCCCGCCGCGCTGTTGCGCGACGTGCCCCTGACGCTTCCCCCCTCGCCCCTGCCCCGCGACGAGGCCATGCCCGAGGCGCCGCTGCGGGATTTCGGGTTGGGTGCGCAGGTGCTCGCGCACCTCGGCATCACGAAGATCCGCTTGCTCACGAACAACCCCCGCCGCATCGCAGGGCTCGATGGGTTTGGTATGCAAGTTCTCGCGTGTGTGCCCAGCCGGGGCCCCGCCTCCGTCGTTTCGTTGCGCGACCACGGCGCCTGA
- a CDS encoding riboflavin synthase, producing MFTGIVESLGEVVALSQPHADVAHLEVFTTLDLGALALGASVAVNGVCLTLTAKAEAERNERAGTCFEADLGPETLARTTLGGLTVGSRVHLERALRMGDSLGGHLVSGHVDDVGHVVRAQTLGDARELVIEVPAAQAPALAPKGSVTVDGVSLTVNWVDENRFQVVLIPHTLSVTTLGERHAGDRVNIETDLMAKHVLRVLEHHAAVRRRRPKRG from the coding sequence GTGTTCACCGGCATCGTCGAAAGCCTGGGCGAAGTCGTGGCGCTGTCGCAGCCCCACGCCGACGTCGCGCATCTGGAGGTGTTCACCACCTTGGATCTCGGCGCACTCGCGCTCGGCGCCAGCGTGGCCGTCAACGGGGTGTGCCTGACCCTCACGGCCAAGGCCGAGGCCGAACGGAACGAACGCGCAGGCACCTGCTTCGAGGCGGACCTCGGCCCCGAGACCCTGGCGCGGACCACCCTGGGTGGCCTCACCGTAGGCAGCCGCGTGCACCTGGAACGCGCCTTGAGGATGGGTGACTCGCTGGGGGGGCATTTGGTCTCGGGACACGTCGACGACGTGGGCCACGTCGTCCGGGCGCAGACGCTCGGCGACGCGCGCGAGCTGGTGATCGAGGTGCCCGCCGCCCAAGCCCCGGCCCTCGCACCCAAAGGTTCGGTGACCGTGGACGGCGTGAGCCTGACAGTCAATTGGGTCGATGAAAACCGCTTTCAGGTGGTGCTGATCCCCCACACTTTGTCCGTGACCACACTTGGCGAGCGCCACGCCGGCGACCGTGTCAATATCGAGACGGACCTCATGGCCAAGCACGTGCTGCGCGTACTCGAACACCACGCCGCCGTGCGGAGACGGAGACCGAAGCGTGGCTAG
- the ribD gene encoding bifunctional diaminohydroxyphosphoribosylaminopyrimidine deaminase/5-amino-6-(5-phosphoribosylamino)uracil reductase RibD, whose amino-acid sequence MQLALREARRALGRTRPNPAVGAVVVRAGKVVATGFHHRAGQPHAEAEALTKAGAAARGATLYVTLEPCCHTGRTGPCTEAILAAGVRRVVVGCPDANPKVDGKGTRQLRAAGVTVDVGCREEECQELNRAFFCWVSEGRPLITLKYASTLDGIIGDLAPNPSSRAVTGPKAQTFVHQMRALHHAILVGRGTVQADDPQLTVRTRRLPRGGSRSLLRVVLDSQLRVSPRARLFAPTPDAPPPLVLGLAPTNADEAGLLRRRRALERAGAEVVLLPRRRGLRTLAPVLALLAARGVQSLLVEGGQHVLSAFISQSYVDDVAAFVAPRLAGGGVTVTTGRGRGLAATLPLGFLAVRRLGPDLLVTGRVAHPGRTAETSR is encoded by the coding sequence ATGCAGCTGGCCCTCAGGGAAGCGCGCCGGGCGCTGGGGCGCACGCGCCCGAACCCCGCGGTGGGCGCCGTGGTGGTACGGGCGGGCAAGGTGGTCGCCACGGGCTTCCACCACCGCGCCGGACAACCCCACGCGGAGGCCGAAGCCCTGACCAAAGCGGGCGCCGCAGCACGCGGCGCCACGCTCTACGTGACGCTCGAGCCCTGCTGCCACACCGGCCGCACGGGCCCCTGTACCGAGGCCATCCTGGCGGCGGGTGTGCGCCGGGTGGTGGTGGGCTGCCCCGACGCGAACCCCAAGGTCGATGGCAAGGGCACCCGTCAGCTGCGCGCCGCCGGCGTGACCGTGGATGTTGGGTGTCGAGAGGAGGAATGCCAGGAGCTCAACCGCGCGTTCTTTTGCTGGGTGAGCGAGGGCAGACCCCTCATCACGCTCAAGTACGCGAGCACGCTCGACGGGATCATCGGCGATCTTGCGCCCAACCCGTCGAGCCGCGCCGTAACGGGGCCGAAGGCCCAGACCTTCGTTCACCAGATGCGGGCGCTTCACCACGCCATCCTCGTGGGGCGAGGCACGGTGCAGGCGGACGATCCCCAGCTGACCGTGCGCACGCGCCGGCTGCCTCGTGGCGGCAGCCGCAGCCTGCTGAGGGTGGTGCTGGACAGCCAGCTGCGGGTGTCCCCCCGGGCGCGCCTGTTCGCGCCCACACCCGACGCGCCGCCGCCGCTGGTGCTGGGGCTTGCGCCCACGAACGCGGACGAAGCGGGGCTTCTGCGCCGGCGCCGCGCCCTCGAGCGGGCAGGCGCCGAGGTGGTGCTCTTGCCGCGACGCCGGGGCCTGCGCACGCTGGCGCCGGTGCTGGCGCTGCTTGCCGCGCGAGGGGTTCAATCCTTGCTGGTCGAAGGCGGCCAGCACGTGCTCTCCGCTTTCATCAGCCAAAGCTACGTGGACGACGTGGCTGCGTTCGTGGCGCCACGTCTTGCCGGGGGTGGCGTGACGGTGACGACGGGTCGCGGGCGCGGCCTCGCGGCCACCTTGCCGCTCGGCTTCCTGGCTGTGCGCCGCCTGGGGCCCGATCTGCTCGTGACCGGACGCGTGGCCCACCCCGGCCGCACCGCTGAAACTTCGCGATGA
- the nrdR gene encoding transcriptional regulator NrdR has translation MRCPFCSALEDRVVDTRPSDGDQVIRRRRECGTCNRRFTTYERIEQEMPLIVKKDGRREPYDRAKVLAGVRKACEKRPVSIEAQDKAIDEIERALQDLGEKEVVASKIGDAVLSALRRLDEVAYLRFASVYLSFKDLGELMNEVQRLMQARKAEHSADLPPPPPPEAAGAR, from the coding sequence ATGCGTTGCCCGTTTTGCTCCGCGCTCGAAGACCGCGTGGTGGACACCCGACCCAGTGATGGCGACCAGGTGATCCGTCGGCGCCGCGAATGTGGCACGTGCAACCGCCGCTTCACGACCTACGAACGCATCGAGCAGGAGATGCCGCTCATCGTCAAGAAGGACGGCCGCCGCGAGCCTTACGACCGGGCGAAGGTTCTGGCGGGCGTGAGAAAGGCCTGTGAAAAACGTCCCGTCTCGATCGAAGCGCAAGACAAGGCGATCGACGAAATCGAACGCGCGCTTCAAGACCTGGGCGAAAAAGAAGTGGTGGCCTCGAAGATCGGTGACGCCGTGCTGTCGGCCCTGCGCCGCCTCGACGAAGTGGCCTACCTGCGTTTCGCCTCGGTTTATCTCTCCTTCAAAGACCTGGGAGAGCTGATGAACGAGGTGCAGCGCCTCATGCAGGCCCGCAAAGCCGAGCATTCCGCCGATCTGCCCCCACCGCCACCGCCTGAAGCGGCGGGCGCGCGCTGA
- a CDS encoding thiazole synthase, translating into MGGGSGADADEDPLVIGGRTFRSRLLVGTGKYASLEETRQALVLSGAEIVTVALRRVDLTPGKPNVLDAIDRTRMTILPNTAGCYTAEDAIRVCRLAKELGVGDMVKLEVIGDPDTLFPDGDATLQAAKVLVKEGFIVLPYCMDDPILARKLEDAGCAAVMPLAAPIGSGLGIRNPYNLRIIQERARVPVIVDAGVGTASDAAVAMELGCDGVLMNTAIAGAQKPLLMAEAMRDAVIAGRKAYRAGRIPRKLYASASSPLDGVIA; encoded by the coding sequence GTGGGCGGTGGCAGCGGCGCCGACGCCGATGAGGATCCTCTCGTGATCGGGGGCCGCACGTTCCGTTCGCGGCTGCTCGTGGGCACGGGCAAATACGCTTCTCTCGAGGAGACGCGGCAGGCCCTCGTGCTCTCGGGTGCCGAGATCGTCACGGTGGCGCTTCGGCGCGTGGACCTGACCCCGGGCAAACCCAACGTGCTCGACGCCATCGATCGCACGCGCATGACGATCCTGCCCAATACGGCAGGTTGCTACACGGCGGAAGATGCAATTCGCGTCTGCCGGTTGGCCAAGGAGCTGGGCGTGGGCGACATGGTCAAGCTCGAGGTCATCGGAGATCCCGATACGCTCTTTCCCGATGGGGACGCCACGCTGCAGGCCGCGAAGGTGCTGGTGAAGGAGGGGTTCATCGTTTTGCCTTACTGCATGGATGACCCCATCTTGGCGCGCAAGCTCGAGGACGCGGGCTGCGCGGCCGTGATGCCGCTTGCCGCCCCGATTGGCTCGGGGCTGGGGATCCGAAACCCCTACAATCTACGGATCATTCAGGAGCGGGCCCGGGTGCCCGTCATCGTGGACGCAGGCGTGGGTACGGCGTCGGATGCGGCGGTGGCGATGGAGCTTGGCTGCGACGGTGTCCTCATGAACACGGCCATCGCGGGGGCGCAAAAGCCGCTGCTCATGGCCGAGGCCATGCGCGATGCCGTGATCGCGGGCCGCAAGGCGTATCGGGCGGGGCGCATCCCGCGCAAGCTCTACGCTTCGGCGTCCTCGCCGCTCGACGGCGTGATCGCCTGA
- the thiE gene encoding thiamine phosphate synthase, translating to MRAPHLYLITDRHAAAGRPLPSVVEAALAGALRVPPPPGGWHLAVQLRDKDLGGAALYALASDLRRVTAAAGAALFVNGRLDVALAVGADGVHLGAGALDAKTVRRLAPDLRVGMSTHAPDEVRAAAAAGADFVVFGPVFETPSKQGILLPRGAEALAAAAAGGVPVLALGGLDVTNAGACLAAGAEGLAVIRAVLGAPDPAQATAALLAVLWDRRRP from the coding sequence GTGCGCGCGCCTCACCTTTACCTCATCACCGATCGCCACGCGGCCGCCGGCCGACCGCTTCCCTCCGTGGTGGAAGCGGCGTTGGCCGGGGCGTTGCGGGTTCCCCCGCCCCCGGGGGGCTGGCACCTGGCCGTGCAGCTGCGGGACAAGGACCTCGGGGGGGCGGCGCTTTACGCCCTCGCCTCGGACTTGCGTCGGGTCACGGCTGCGGCGGGGGCGGCGCTCTTCGTCAACGGCCGGCTGGACGTGGCGTTGGCGGTGGGCGCCGACGGCGTGCATCTCGGGGCCGGGGCGCTCGACGCCAAAACCGTGCGTCGTCTGGCGCCGGACCTGCGCGTGGGGATGTCCACCCACGCACCAGACGAGGTCCGGGCGGCCGCCGCCGCAGGGGCAGACTTCGTGGTGTTCGGCCCCGTTTTCGAGACGCCGAGCAAGCAGGGGATCCTGCTGCCGCGGGGAGCCGAAGCCCTGGCCGCAGCGGCCGCGGGCGGCGTGCCCGTGCTGGCGCTGGGCGGGCTCGACGTGACGAACGCGGGCGCATGCCTCGCCGCGGGTGCCGAGGGACTGGCAGTGATCCGCGCGGTCCTGGGCGCGCCCGATCCCGCGCAGGCCACCGCGGCTCTCCTTGCGGTGCTGTGGGATCGTCGCCGCCCCTGA
- a CDS encoding RNA polymerase sigma factor, whose protein sequence is MTDEALMMAFRSGDARAFATLVERHETRLWNYLRRFVGDAATAEDLLQDVFMRVLDHAADWTPAAKVTTWMFTIARNLCTDHARRAVHRKASSLDAPAARASEDDSGPLLVERVAGRDLGGEHQAQMAEMLVELDAALAALPDEQREVFLMREVMDLSFAEIAQAVGASEPTVKSRMRYALERLRGALAAFRDSSTHAAVGEAKA, encoded by the coding sequence ATGACGGACGAGGCCCTCATGATGGCGTTCAGAAGTGGTGACGCGCGCGCGTTCGCCACGCTCGTCGAGCGGCACGAAACACGCCTTTGGAACTACCTGCGCCGCTTCGTGGGCGACGCCGCCACTGCCGAGGATCTTCTTCAAGACGTGTTCATGAGGGTGCTGGACCACGCCGCAGACTGGACACCCGCCGCCAAGGTGACCACCTGGATGTTCACGATTGCCCGCAACCTGTGCACCGATCACGCCCGCCGGGCCGTGCACCGCAAGGCCTCCTCCCTCGACGCACCGGCGGCGCGGGCTTCGGAAGACGACTCGGGCCCCCTGTTGGTCGAACGCGTGGCCGGGCGTGACCTCGGCGGAGAACACCAGGCCCAGATGGCCGAAATGCTCGTTGAGCTCGACGCCGCGCTGGCTGCGTTGCCCGACGAGCAGCGGGAGGTGTTTCTCATGCGCGAAGTGATGGACCTTTCGTTTGCCGAGATCGCGCAGGCGGTGGGGGCCTCAGAGCCCACCGTCAAAAGCCGCATGCGCTACGCCCTCGAGCGGCTGCGGGGCGCGCTGGCGGCCTTCCGCGATTCGTCCACCCACGCCGCGGTGGGGGAGGCCAAGGCATGA
- a CDS encoding tetratricopeptide repeat protein, producing MRRSPPMGSEAPDEALLRLVAEAHPGHPEQPHDEILVAKAARAALARTRPSERRRVPWWRTATALAGVGLFVGAAGAALSVPTLKRWWAATRPSAASSAAQQASQPVPPAAVPEAPQRPAAAPSAPTGPQTRPSSPTATTAPVGEPATPEAVRLFDEARRARAMGWDALAAARFEAVFEQHPESPEAAVSRIAAARLHQKLGDYPRALAAFEGYLANAPSGPLHEEALAGRAEVLNALQRSEEARRAFDDLARAYPRSPYLPRTTGTP from the coding sequence ATGCGCCGCTCACCCCCGATGGGCTCCGAAGCTCCCGACGAAGCGTTGCTCCGTCTCGTCGCGGAGGCTCATCCCGGCCACCCCGAGCAGCCCCACGACGAGATTCTTGTGGCGAAGGCGGCGCGCGCCGCGCTTGCCCGGACGCGCCCCTCCGAACGACGCCGGGTGCCTTGGTGGCGAACCGCCACAGCCCTTGCCGGCGTGGGCCTCTTCGTGGGCGCCGCCGGGGCGGCCCTGTCCGTGCCCACGCTGAAGCGGTGGTGGGCCGCCACGCGCCCTTCCGCCGCATCTTCCGCGGCGCAGCAGGCCAGCCAACCCGTGCCTCCGGCGGCCGTGCCCGAGGCCCCCCAGCGCCCCGCCGCGGCACCGAGCGCCCCGACGGGGCCGCAGACCCGCCCGAGTTCCCCCACGGCGACCACTGCGCCGGTGGGGGAACCCGCAACACCCGAGGCCGTGCGCCTCTTCGACGAGGCCCGGCGGGCCCGCGCTATGGGGTGGGACGCCCTGGCCGCCGCGCGCTTCGAGGCCGTTTTCGAGCAGCACCCCGAGAGCCCTGAGGCCGCCGTGTCGCGCATCGCGGCCGCACGCCTTCATCAGAAGCTGGGGGACTACCCGCGCGCCCTCGCCGCGTTCGAGGGCTATCTTGCCAACGCGCCCTCGGGCCCCTTGCACGAAGAGGCCCTGGCGGGCCGGGCCGAGGTGCTCAACGCCCTCCAGCGCAGCGAGGAGGCCCGACGCGCCTTCGACGACCTGGCACGCGCTTACCCTCGCTCCCCCTACTTACCAAGAACGACGGGCACCCCATGA
- a CDS encoding sigma-70 family RNA polymerase sigma factor — translation MLRVIRKMISDPTEAEDLLQDAMMAFIKALPRFRHDAGTRHFACRVAVLTCMAHRRRQRSWFSRREPAMEVEALADAGPSPADSLLAKQRHAVVRTAMDRLPRAQAEVLIMHAVADMTLPEVAATLNIPLETARSRLRLALGRLRRTLVFSSTPIDEWVAGA, via the coding sequence ATGCTGAGGGTCATTCGAAAAATGATCTCGGACCCGACAGAGGCCGAGGATCTCTTGCAAGACGCAATGATGGCCTTCATCAAGGCGCTGCCGCGCTTCCGTCACGATGCAGGGACCCGACACTTCGCCTGCCGTGTGGCCGTGCTCACGTGCATGGCTCACCGGCGCCGCCAGCGCTCCTGGTTCAGCCGGCGCGAGCCTGCGATGGAGGTCGAGGCGTTGGCGGATGCGGGCCCCTCGCCCGCCGATAGCCTCCTCGCGAAACAGCGACACGCCGTGGTGCGGACCGCGATGGACCGCTTGCCCCGGGCCCAGGCTGAGGTGCTCATCATGCATGCCGTGGCCGACATGACCTTGCCCGAAGTGGCCGCGACGTTGAACATTCCCCTCGAAACGGCCCGCTCTCGGCTGCGGCTGGCCCTGGGGCGCTTGCGGCGAACGTTGGTTTTTTCGTCGACGCCCATCGACGAGTGGGTGGCAGGAGCATGA
- a CDS encoding amidohydrolase family protein, which yields MAHTLRFPGFFDLQVNGFAGVDFNAPGVSEAAIAHVSSALRATGVTRFLPTLITSAPAHFAACAAPWRDTRQAAVAGLHLEGPYINPEDGPRGAHPAAFVVPPSVDDFERRQDAAGGRIRLVTLAPEMPGALALIEHLVNRNVAVAIGHSAADGAILRAAVAAGARLTTHLGNATPRHVPRWDNVIWQQLARDELLASLIVDGHHLDPDTVKVIVRAKTPARTVLVTDAMAAAGQSPGAFTLGEIAVRLTEDGRALDQATGRLAGSALTMDRAVSLLTRFAGVELGDAVASASWHPARLLGEAPRGTVEASWDPAPSQLQVLGVSDESDVPPHGSS from the coding sequence GTGGCTCACACGCTGCGTTTTCCCGGTTTTTTCGATCTGCAGGTCAACGGCTTCGCCGGTGTGGACTTCAACGCGCCCGGGGTTTCGGAGGCCGCGATCGCGCACGTGTCGTCGGCCCTGCGCGCAACGGGCGTCACGCGTTTTTTGCCCACGCTCATCACGAGCGCCCCCGCGCATTTCGCGGCCTGCGCCGCCCCCTGGCGCGACACCCGGCAGGCCGCGGTGGCGGGGCTTCACCTCGAGGGGCCCTACATCAACCCAGAAGACGGCCCCCGTGGCGCCCATCCTGCCGCCTTCGTGGTGCCGCCGAGCGTGGACGACTTCGAGCGCCGGCAAGACGCGGCCGGGGGACGGATCCGCCTCGTGACCCTGGCCCCCGAAATGCCGGGCGCGCTCGCGCTCATCGAACACCTGGTGAACCGGAACGTGGCCGTGGCGATCGGACATTCGGCGGCGGACGGGGCGATCCTCCGGGCGGCGGTCGCCGCCGGCGCGCGGCTCACCACCCACCTGGGAAACGCCACCCCCCGGCACGTCCCCCGGTGGGACAACGTCATCTGGCAGCAGCTGGCGCGGGACGAGCTGCTCGCCAGCTTGATCGTGGATGGCCATCACCTGGATCCCGACACGGTCAAGGTGATCGTGCGCGCGAAGACGCCCGCCCGCACGGTGCTGGTGACCGATGCCATGGCAGCCGCCGGCCAGAGTCCGGGGGCCTTCACTTTGGGAGAGATCGCGGTGCGCCTGACCGAAGACGGGCGAGCCCTCGACCAGGCCACGGGCCGCCTGGCCGGCTCGGCGCTCACGATGGATCGTGCCGTGAGCTTGCTCACGCGCTTCGCCGGCGTGGAGCTGGGCGACGCCGTGGCCTCGGCGTCCTGGCATCCCGCGAGGCTCCTGGGCGAAGCGCCCCGGGGCACCGTCGAGGCCTCCTGGGACCCCGCCCCATCGCAACTCCAGGTTCTGGGGGTGAGCGACGAATCCGACGTGCCCCCACATGGCTCGAGCTGA
- a CDS encoding pilus assembly PilX N-terminal domain-containing protein translates to MNRAPSFPQAWRGAPPRPRRGRDGGAVLIVVMLVLITLMGMGMTALWLTGGNLQMSANVSLRSNALYVAEAGIERARALLNDPVAPDLPLLLSGTNAGNDDVPTAVDNTTGRPNGVGAVLVDAAGVPLINVAYPPPTFGRGAGTIAAPTAATMGTYTVWIRNDDADLRQGNFGLDTNNTVVVRAQGTAADGRTNVVVEVVLGPTPAEWPAGTANSITPPELCNSGKNACDENNSTLSGIVVN, encoded by the coding sequence ATGAACCGCGCGCCTTCGTTCCCGCAGGCCTGGCGGGGCGCGCCGCCCCGGCCGCGGCGTGGACGCGACGGGGGAGCCGTGCTGATCGTGGTGATGCTGGTGCTGATCACGCTCATGGGAATGGGCATGACCGCGCTGTGGCTCACGGGGGGCAACTTGCAGATGAGCGCGAATGTGAGCTTGCGGAGCAACGCGCTTTACGTGGCCGAGGCAGGCATCGAGCGGGCACGGGCGCTGCTCAACGATCCCGTGGCGCCCGACCTGCCCCTGCTCCTGAGCGGTACCAACGCCGGCAACGACGATGTGCCCACGGCGGTGGACAACACCACGGGCCGGCCGAACGGCGTAGGCGCCGTTTTGGTGGACGCCGCCGGGGTGCCGCTCATCAACGTGGCCTACCCGCCCCCCACCTTTGGGCGCGGGGCCGGGACCATTGCAGCCCCCACGGCGGCCACCATGGGCACGTACACGGTGTGGATTCGCAATGACGACGCAGACCTGCGCCAGGGCAACTTCGGGCTGGATACGAACAACACGGTGGTGGTGCGGGCGCAGGGCACGGCGGCCGACGGGCGAACGAACGTGGTGGTCGAAGTGGTGCTGGGACCCACCCCGGCCGAGTGGCCGGCGGGCACCGCCAACAGCATCACGCCTCCGGAACTCTGCAACTCGGGAAAGAATGCTTGCGACGAGAACAACTCGACGCTGAGCGGGATCGTGGTGAACTGA
- a CDS encoding prepilin-type N-terminal cleavage/methylation domain-containing protein — MRGRRPGDRGVTLVELMITMVIAGLVASSTFMFFAGQKQVYETQTKLLNVQQNLWAAMETVTRNLRGAGTGMVGCVRPDPDGAGVDNGDPPPVTGPGNTPPATGLRAFLTNTLTAANTLYGAGAARIAPLWIQNGANGAPDAIVVAYGVGTSGNFTDARLGATIPVGSPTTPVQTAPGLTSVFRPNEFIVLIDNTAIPASGNFDRGCTLLQIEAINAATNLLDTDGTASSWNPSTNVAPLVPFAYDAANSGIRNFGQLNWVRFSIDTTGPQPVLQMTRLDTNLGPQVLAEGIEDLQVAYACDLMGAGGPGSAADGVLSEGPSAADEWVFNVAGDVPPVTGCNRPQALRVTLIARSDAEDQTMREHFLAGTNRKPAVEDGVAGPPDLFRHRTISTTVYPRN, encoded by the coding sequence GTGAGGGGGAGGCGTCCGGGGGACCGCGGGGTGACCCTGGTCGAGCTGATGATCACCATGGTCATCGCGGGGCTCGTGGCGAGCTCGACGTTCATGTTCTTCGCCGGGCAAAAGCAGGTGTACGAGACACAGACGAAACTGCTGAACGTTCAGCAGAACCTGTGGGCCGCGATGGAGACCGTCACGCGCAACCTGCGAGGGGCCGGCACGGGCATGGTGGGCTGCGTACGCCCCGACCCTGACGGTGCCGGCGTCGACAATGGCGATCCGCCGCCCGTGACGGGTCCCGGCAACACGCCTCCCGCCACGGGGCTGCGGGCCTTCCTCACGAACACCCTGACCGCCGCCAACACCCTCTACGGAGCCGGCGCGGCGCGGATTGCCCCGCTGTGGATCCAAAACGGCGCGAATGGGGCGCCCGACGCGATCGTGGTGGCCTACGGCGTGGGAACCTCCGGCAACTTCACGGACGCGCGCCTCGGCGCCACGATACCGGTGGGCAGCCCGACCACACCGGTCCAGACGGCCCCGGGGCTGACCAGCGTGTTTCGACCGAACGAGTTCATCGTCCTCATCGACAACACGGCCATCCCGGCTTCGGGCAACTTCGATCGCGGCTGCACGCTGCTGCAGATCGAGGCCATCAATGCGGCGACGAACCTGCTCGACACCGACGGCACGGCGTCCTCGTGGAACCCCAGCACCAACGTGGCGCCCCTGGTGCCCTTCGCCTACGACGCCGCCAACAGTGGCATCCGCAACTTCGGCCAGCTCAACTGGGTGCGGTTTTCCATCGACACCACGGGGCCGCAGCCCGTGCTGCAGATGACCCGCCTGGATACGAACCTCGGCCCCCAGGTGCTGGCCGAGGGCATCGAGGATCTCCAGGTGGCCTATGCCTGTGATCTCATGGGTGCGGGCGGGCCCGGCAGCGCAGCGGACGGCGTGCTGTCCGAGGGCCCGAGCGCCGCAGACGAGTGGGTGTTCAACGTGGCCGGCGACGTGCCCCCCGTGACCGGTTGCAACCGCCCCCAGGCCCTGCGCGTGACACTCATCGCGCGCTCCGACGCGGAAGATCAGACGATGCGCGAGCACTTCTTGGCGGGAACGAACCGCAAGCCTGCGGTCGAAGATGGCGTTGCGGGGCCACCCGATCTGTTTCGCCACCGCACGATCAGCACCACCGTGTACCCGAGGAACTGA